A window from Odocoileus virginianus isolate 20LAN1187 ecotype Illinois chromosome 24, Ovbor_1.2, whole genome shotgun sequence encodes these proteins:
- the LOC110133169 gene encoding tubulin alpha-1B chain, giving the protein MRECISIHVGQAGVQIGNACWELYCLEHGIQPDGQMPSDKTIGGGDDSFNTFFSETGAGKHVPRAVFVDLEPTVIDEVRTGTYRQLFHPEQLITGKEDAANNYARGHYTIGKEIIDLVLDRIRKLADQCTGLQGFLVFHSFGGGTGSGFTSLLMERLSVDYGKKSKLEFSIYPAPQVSTAVVEPYNSILTTHTTLEHSDCAFMVDNEAIYDICRRNLDIERPTYTNLNRLISQIVSSITASLRFDGALNVDLTEFQTNLVPYPRIHFPLATYAPVISAEKAYHEQLSVAEITNACFEPANQMVKCDPRHGKYMACCLLYRGDVVPKDVNAAIATIKTKRSIQFVDWCPTGFKVGINYQPPTVVPGGDLAKVQRAVCMLSNTTAIAEAWARLDHKFDLMYAKRAFVHWYVGEGMEEGEFSEAREDMAALEKDYEEVGVDSVEGEGEEEGEEY; this is encoded by the exons cGTGAGTGCATCTCCATCCACGTTGGCCAGGCTGGTGTCCAGATCGGCAATGCCTGCTGGGAGCTCTACTGTTTGGAACATGGCATCCAGCCTGATGGCCAGATGCCAAGTGACAAGACTATTGGGGGAGGAGACGACTCCTTCAACACCTTCTTCAGTGAGACAGGCGCTGGCAAGCATGTGCCCAGGGCAGTGTTTGTAGACCTGGAACCCACAGTCATTG atgagGTTCGCACTGGCACCTACCGCCAGCTCTTCCACCCTGAGCAGCTCATCACAGGCAAAGAAGATGCTGCCAATAACTATGCCCGAGGTCACTACACCATTGGCAAGGAGATCATTGACCTCGTCTTGGACCGAATTCGGAAACTG gCTGACCAGTGCACAGGTCTTCAGGGCTTCCTGGTTTTCCACAGCTTTGGTGGGGGAACCGGTTCTGGGTTCACCTCCCTGCTGATGGAACGTCTCTCTGTCGATTATGGCAAGAAGTCCAAGCTGGAGTTCTCCATTTACCCAGCCCCCCAGGTTTCCACAGCTGTCGTTGAGCCCTACAACTCCATCCTCACCACCCACACCACCCTGGAGCACTCTGATTGTGCCTTCATGGTAGACAATGAGGCCATCTACGACATCTGTCGTAGAAACCTCGACATTGAGCGCCCAACCTACACAAATCTTAACCGCCTTATTAGCCAGATAGTGTCCTCCATCACTGCTTCCCTGAGGTTTGATGGAGCCCTGAATGTGGATCTGACAGAGTTCCAGACCAACCTGGTGCCCTATCCCCGCATCCACTTCCCTCTGGCCACATACGCCCCTGTCATCTCTGCTGAGAAAGCCTACCATGAACAGCTCTCTGTAGCAGAGATCACCAATGCTTGCTTTGAGCCAGCCAACCAGATGGTGAAATGTGACCCTCGCCATGGTAAATACATGGCCTGCTGCCTGTTGTACCGTGGTGACGTGGTTCCCAAAGATGTCAATGCTGCCATTGCCACCATCAAGACCAAGCGCAGCATCCAGTTTGTGGACTGGTGCCCCACTGGCTTCAAGGTTGGCATTAACTACCAGCCTCCCACTGTGGTACCTGGTGGAGACCTGGCCAAAGTACAGCGAGCTGTGTGCATGCTGAGCAACACCACAGCCATCGCTGAGGCCTGGGCTCGCCTGGACCACAAGTTTGACCTGATGTATGCCAAGCGTGCCTTTGTTCACTGGTACGTGGGTGAGGGCATGGAGGAAGGAGAGTTTTCTGAGGCCCGTGAGGACATGGCTGCCCTTGAGAAGGATTATGAGGAGGTTGGTGTGGATTCTgttgagggagagggagaggaagaaggagaggaatACTAA